Below is a genomic region from Saccopteryx bilineata isolate mSacBil1 chromosome 8, mSacBil1_pri_phased_curated, whole genome shotgun sequence.
ccccgtcCGGCCCCTCCGGAGAGCCAGCGCGGACgagccgggccgggccgggctgtGCGGCGTCAGGGGCGCGCGGGCGCCCGCTCCACCCCGCCTCCTGCACTGTGGCCACTTTTCGGTGTGAGACGCCGCAGCTCCTCGTCCCCGCCCGTGAGTCCCTCCTTCCCGCTCCCCCCCGGCCGCCACCGCCGCAGCCCCCGCGCACCGAGCGTGCAGAAGGCGTGCGCGCGCGCTAGAGCGCGCGGCCTGGGGTCCCCGCGCTCCCTTCCCCGCCCGCGCCTCTATAACTTGGCTGGCTGGGAGGAGGCGCCGCGGGAGGCAGAGGGCGGGGAGCTGGGAGGAGGAGCGCTTGGAGGAGGGAGCCCGAGAGTTGTGCAGACTAGTGACTGCGAGAAGTCGCCGCCTGCCCGGCTCGTCTCCTGCCCGCTGCGGGTCCCGCGTGCACACCCACTGCGCCCCCCGGCCCGGCCCGCACCCTCGCGCCTCCTCCCGTCCGGGGCCTTTGCGGGTCGCCCTCCGGGTTccggcgcggcggcggcggcggcggcgggggcgccCCGCGGGTGCCCTCGCCCTCCGGGTGCGGACGGGCGCCGGCGGCGGCAGTGGCGGGCGGGATGTGGCGCCTGATGCCCCCGAAGCTGGGCCGCCTGTCCCGCTCGCTGAAGCTGGCGGCGCTGGGCAGCCTGCTGGTGCTGATGGTACTGCACTCGCCGTCGCTGCTCGCGTCCTGGCAGCGCAACGAGCTGGCCGACCGGCGCTTCCTGCAGCTCAATAAGTGTCCGGCGTGTTTCGGCACGAGCTGGTGCCGCCGCTTCCTCAACGGGCAGGTGGTGTTCGAGGCGTGGGGCCGCCTGCGCTTGCTGGACTTCCTCAACGTCAAGAACGTGTACTTCGCGCAGTACGGGGAGCCCCGCGAGGGCGGCCGGCGCCGCGTGGTGCTCAAGCGCCTGGGCTCGCAGCGCGAGCTGGCGCAGCTGGACCAGAGCATCTGCAAGCGGGCCACCGGCCGGCCGCGCTGCGACCTGCTCCAGGCCATGCCGCGCACCGAGTTCGCGCGCCTCAACGGCGACGTGCGGCTGCTCACGCCCGAGGCTGTGGAGGGCTGGTCCGACCTGGTGCACTGCCCCTCGCAGCGCCTGCTCGACCGCCTGGTGCGCCGCTACGCCGAGACCAAGGACTCGGGCAGCTTTCTGCTCCGCAACCTCAAGGACTCGGAGCGCATGCAGCTGCTGCTGACGCTGGCCTTCAACCCCGAGCCCCTGGTGCTACAGGTAGGCACGGAGCCCGGGCGGGGCGGCCCGCGGAGGGGACAGGAGggcagagcaggggaggggaggcacgGCCCCGCTGGCCCGTGGTACCCGGCGTGGACCCGGCCGGCTTGCCCGGGCCAGGCTGCGGGCAGGGGGAGCGGCGGCGCCggggtcccccccccccgggcgcTGTGCCGGATTGCGGAGGGCGAcccggcgggggtggggggggggtggggtcAGCGCCCGCTCTTGGCACCTAGACGCGGCGCATCTCGGATTTGAGAGACCACGGATCCTTTCAACGCCAGAGGGAGCGCGTCTTGTCTGCTCCCaaaatgtctctctctcctgcgATTGTTCCCTTCGGTTCTCCTCCTTCCTGGGCTTGCTGCTCTAATCTGCCGGTGTGACACTTCCACGGTGCAGCGTGTCCACGAGCCCTGGCACCTCTCCTCAGCCCCGATTGCCAACTGCGTCTCCCCCGCGTTTGCTCGCCCCTGTAGTCCCCTGCGTGGCTCCTGTCCTGACTTCTTCGGGCCCTGGAGTCCGTCTGTCTTTGTTTTCGTCCTTAGCTCCTCGACCTGGCAAAGTCCTCGGAGAAGCTAATTTGGGGACAAGCTGGGAAAGATGAGAGTAGGAAAGGGGtgagggggctgggcagggggcggGTCCATCGTGGCCCTTGGCTTGGGTGGGATTCAGAAACGGAAAAAGTTGAGGCTTCCTTGGACTGGGGGCTGGGGCCAAGGTTAAGGCCGGGACAGACATTTTCATACGGGCTTCTGTGACCTGCTGTGGTCATCTGGGGTCTGTGTGGCTGGCTGGCTGCGGGAAGGAGGTGAAATGTTAGGCCAGGGAGGGCGAGAAACTGGGAGGGAGGCCCTCTCGCCTCTCTAGTGGAGTTTTATTGGCTCTTTTGACTTTCTTTTGGAAACAAACGTGCCTTTTAGGGGAGTAGGTTGAGTCCTTTTTCCTGGTGACAGCAAACAACGAAGCAgcctaaaaaaaacacacataaaacaaaaaacccccaagacATAAAAAGAACTGTTTGCCTTTGGAGTAGTGAGTTTATGGACATTCCCACAGGGCTGGGCTGTAGGGTTTTTGCCTGGCGTCTTTGGGTAGTGGTTacaactggggggtgggggtgggggtgggggtggcgtcCCTTCTGTTAACCGCAGGGAGAAAgttccttgctctttttttttccttaccagTCTTGCTGTGGTATTTTAAATACAAGAAGGAAAGAGTGACTTAAAATGCATCACAAATAAGTTTTGATACAATTTGCAGCCTTTCTGCAATGTCACTGATTGGGGGGGGGTGCTGGTTGTACAGGGTTGCATAAATTAAGAGTGTGTTACATTCATTTATGTTGGCTTTCTTTCCTCAAATTCTGCTGCCCAGTTTAGCTAAGAGTCACCCGTTTCATGGGATTATAATTTTaacacagaataaatattttgcCTTAAACCAAACTTGAGTGTGGGTCTTGGTGAATTTTAAGGTGTGATTGGATATAGTCTGTAACCGGtggaatttaaaatatgaattgtgTATACTGCTCTGTTTGACAGAACTGGTTCAGCTTCCATCGAAGAAATGTGTTTGATAGTTTTAAAACTAGTCAGCCGCTAAAGTTTAAGGCTATCCTTACGATATGTACATTTGATttgacacttttttcttccttttcatttaaaCTGCCTTTTTGTCTTTGAGAAATGGATGGTTATATTAGCAAGGTGGTCCCTGGAGAAAACTTGAGCCTTGTAGTTCGCTGCGTTAGATTAGTCTCTCAAATTTTCTGGGACCCAAAATTTTAGTCAGGAGCTATAGTGGTCGTCATACACATTTTCTGAACTTATCACAGTGGCTgtcttttgaaagattttttttttcccctactgGTGAGTCATTGacaaattagaaacaataaatattaaaactaacATTTTAAGAAGGTGTGTTATGTGTGCAGTTCTTTATAAACATAGGGCATTTGAATAAGAGAAACTTTGGCATTTGATTGGCAAGAAGGTAAACCTTTATTTGGGAAGGTTTTCAATTTTTGGAAGTTTGAAGTCTTGATGTCATATTCAGTGTACTTCATAGTGGAGGTAGTCAAGTGTGCTTGTATCTTGTTTTCTGGTGACCTCTGCCCTCAAACTTCCTCTTACTTAATTGTCATCTTTAATGATAAACaacttctttatataaaaaaatcagttataGTCTTGTGATTTAAATTTAGTGACAATTGCCCCTCGTGGGTGGAGAGATGGTGATAAAGGTAGGACGAGTTTGTTTTCAGTATGTGAGGAAATAAACATATGTAATAACATTGTTAGCtggcattttttaaattgcatttttaatATCGGCAACCCAGTGGTATACACGCTATATGAAATACAAATTCACGGTCTTGTGTACCACTCATAttggtgtgtttatttttttgcttgatGAGCAggcaaatagaagaaaaagacttatttttaaagaagtgatcTTCATACAGCTGCTACTTTCTTTATAGAACCACCTCATCTTTGGTACAAAACTATTGCGCTTTAAGAAGTGTGGACACAGCTTTGATGATGGTATAAGACCACTCAGATGGAAAGGAATCTCACAGCCCTGTGATCAGGTGCAAAGATTGTTACACACCAAGTCAAATCATCATGCTCCATACCTTTTCTTATCTACCGCATATGACAACCGCATATGATTTTAGTACGTACACTGGTTTCTGTGAAACTGTTAATAGCTGTTTAGATCAGTTTTGGAATATTACTTGATGATAGCAGAAAAAAAACCACTGAAATTTGGCCCCttgtatatattactatatatatatatcaatatatatctatatatatatatagatatatattggttcatatattttttaaaatgttgtaagGGTACATGTGTGTTTTACAGTTTAAAGAGGAATCACTCTTTTTTCTTCCCAGGAGAGGGAGctacttcttgaattttttggacaTTTGGTGACAAAGTAGACTTTGTGCCTATCttacattgtttaaaatttagTTACTTTGGAGAAAGTGTCTTTTGAACTGACATcatcaaacaatttttttaaaaatgttttattttttgattttagagagggggggggttgggagaagcaggaagcatcgattcgcagtagttgcttctcgtaagtggcctgacctggtggCAAGCCCCCATGGCCTCGAGCCGGCCTCGGACCGacctcgaactggcaacctcagcattccaggttgaggtcctcgtccactgcgccaccacaggtcagacgttGACAATTCTTAACAAAAGTTCCGATGTAACAAACATGTTtccaaagtaaacatttaaaaaaatctcctttcATTAGGTACTAATGAAAGAATTGAAAAAGATTAGTATCTGAATTTAACTCATTAAACTCACCTCAAAGTTTCTATTCATCCTAGAAAGGATACATACTAAACGGTAGGTAATGTCTatcaccaggggtccccaaactttttacacagggggccagttcactgtccctcagaccgttggagggccggactataaaaaaaactatgaacaaatccctatgcacactgcacatatcttattttaaagtaaaaaaacaaaacgggaacaaatacaatatttaaaataaaaaacaagtaaatttaaatcaagaaactgaccagtatttcaatgggaactatgggcctgcttttggctaatgagatggtcaatgtgcccctttcattgaccaccaatgaaagaggtgccccttccggaagtggagcgggggccggataaatggcctcagggggccgcatgtggcccgcgggccatagtttggggacccctggtctatcaCAAATGTACTTTATCTGTGTGGGCTACATCTATTTGTAATGTAGACTTCCCACTTGGCACAGCAGAGAAGCTCAACTATCTCTCCGTGGTTGGGTAAGCTCCCCTAGTTTAGAGCAGCTTATCCAGAGAACTATTTTCTGAAAAGGTTTTCTATTCAATAAACATCAGGTAAGGAGGTAATACTAGaacctttcccttctcctctgatGCCTTCTTTTCATCCTCATGTTTTTACTTCACCAAGAAGTTATCACCAAGAAGGACTTTGTTGACTTGCAGATTGTGTAATGGCATTCTTCACATACTCCAGGGTGGAGGTGTTGGAGGTATTTGGTAAGATACTGGTGTGTTTTCTGTTCCTGAGCTTGTAAATATTCTGCCCGTGTTTGTTCTTAATGTCCTTGGACGTGTGGACGTTGTGTGGGTGAGAGAAACACAGTGTCTGGGTTTCCCGATGTCCAGACTGTGCCTCCGACCATATCAGCTGGAGATACGGAAGATGGCTTTGTTGATAGAAATAACGCAAGCTCTTGGCAgcggagggaggtggaggggagaattTATGTGACTGCTGTGTTTTGTAGAACTTGATTGGCCTGAAGTTTTCTGAAGCATGGTTTTCACGGGACGGACTTCATTTTTACAGTACATACCTGTCATGATTTTAAGCGGTGCATTTTAACCCTTCATTTTAATTCCCATAAATGGCATGCTATGCTCAGAACACCTTATGTATTGTAGTTAGTGCCTGGTGGATTGGAAGCACTCAGTGGGGGCTAGACATTCAGTAGGTGTAAGTAACCTCAGTGCATTTGATCTGCTGTTCTGAAGTTCATTTGGATATGGGTCACCTTCAACAGGGACAACTGCTGCTATCACCCTTATCTTAGGTTGACTTAGTGCATTCCTGCATTATAGGATGAATTTTTTCAGAAGACTTTGAGTGATTGTTGTTGGTTTTGCCCTTATAAAATGCATTTCCAGGGGAGCAGAACGTATTTTTAGGCTGGACTGCGTAAGCTGTACTTTTTTTTGAAGATAACAACGTATTATGACCATTTAGCTAACGACAGGTTGTTAAACTCTTTTGTGGGGTTCGTTTTACTTCTCTTGTCAAACGAGACTTGGTTTAGATTCCTTCCTGGTCAACCCCTCAACATCGTATGACTTTCCTAAACTCTTCTTGACTTGAGaaagttttttttctacttctcttcCGAGCTTGACTTTCATTTGTGGGTTTAAACTCTTCTACAGAGGGGGTTGAGTCCTTGTTAGGGGTACAGGTTGGAGGCCAAAATGGATAGATAATGCTCTTTCACGTTTGTTTTCCTACCCCCAAGTGTTGACACATGTGACATCAGATTAAAACAAGACTGcctctccaggaaaaaaaaaatggcggcCAAGGTAGCCAGTGCTGTGTGGGTCTGTGACGTTTAGAATGGACGGGCTCCGCTTGGCGTCAGAAGTTGCTTTTCCCACAGCAGCTCCAGGAGCCATGTGCTTCCCTGCCCCTCGTTGCTGTGGCAACTGCGTCCCCAGGCGTAGGCGTCGGGGGGAGACAGTTGGACGGAGGGAGCTCTGCGTAGAGCACTTTATATAATAAACTCATAAGCTTAAGTCTGGAGGGCTTCCCACCCCCCAAACTCCCTTCGCCCATTGGAGGCTTCTTTGAATGTCCTTCATGAAAAAGCgaacaaaagtaataaaataattctgtgtACCTCAGGTCCACACACAGGAGGAAGACTCGTGTTTCGGAAAGCccgcagaaagagagagagcacccCCCGAGGGAGGCGTCCCTGCTGGGTCATTGGTGGAGGGAAGTCGTTTGTCTGCGCTGACCTGACCTGCTTTCTGGGTTAATCCGTGTCTTCTGACCGTGGGGAGCCCTGGGGGTTCTCTCTGTGCTGGCCTCTAATCTCTCGACTCTCTGTCTTCCCCGGGCTTCCCCTGCGTGGGTCAGCACGTGTTCCTCCAGCCTGCAGCTGGGGACTAGAAAGCTTAATTTttttggagggtggggagggtctGCTTTCTGGGCATGGGGGTCAGTTTCTCGGGGGGTCTTcagacttgtttttttcttattctctctctccctctggctcATGGTCTCTTGCTGATTTCCTGAGTTGCTAGCATTGCTGCTGACTTGTCCCAGAATGCtggcttttttcattttctttctttcttcccttttcactCGTGATGCGTCTGTTAAACTCATAGGGCCTTAAAATACAAGCCCCGCGTTGCTACTGACACGTACGGTGACCTTTTGTTGGACGCACGGTCACCAAATGTCTTAGACTGAATTGCTAGTGTACGACGGAGGGCCATTGTGCATCCTGCTCATAGGCCCTGAAAGGCTTTGAATTAGGTGATCAATCTGTAGTTTATCCAAtttgttcatcttttcttttcttttctttttttttaacctgtgaaATAGCTGGAAGCGCTTTGGGCTCACAGTCCTGGAGTTAGAGAGCGAAGAACTGAATTGATTTGTTCATTTGGTGGACAATCTGGTCTCAGGCCTTTGGACCGGAAGGCTCTGGAAGGTTCTGGAAGGCTCTGTCTAGGCAGCTGAGGATGTGAACAGCTAGAATCAGTGCAGTACAGCATGCGAAGTCCT
It encodes:
- the DIPK2A gene encoding divergent protein kinase domain 2A isoform X2, coding for MWRLMPPKLGRLSRSLKLAALGSLLVLMVLHSPSLLASWQRNELADRRFLQLNKCPACFGTSWCRRFLNGQVVFEAWGRLRLLDFLNVKNVYFAQYGEPREGGRRRVVLKRLGSQRELAQLDQSICKRATGRPRCDLLQAMPRTEFARLNGDVRLLTPEAVEGWSDLVHCPSQRLLDRLVRRYAETKDSGSFLLRNLKDSERMQLLLTLAFNPEPLVLQSFPSDEGWPFAKYLGACGRMVAVNYVGQELWSYFHAPWEKRVDLAWQLMEIAEQLTNNDFEFALYLLDVSFDNFAVGPRDGKVIIVDAENVLVADKRLIRQRTRHLGMVPVTAVHSVTRSWSPQSLGDTLLVSTRSWAVLALPGALF
- the DIPK2A gene encoding divergent protein kinase domain 2A isoform X1, which codes for MWRLMPPKLGRLSRSLKLAALGSLLVLMVLHSPSLLASWQRNELADRRFLQLNKCPACFGTSWCRRFLNGQVVFEAWGRLRLLDFLNVKNVYFAQYGEPREGGRRRVVLKRLGSQRELAQLDQSICKRATGRPRCDLLQAMPRTEFARLNGDVRLLTPEAVEGWSDLVHCPSQRLLDRLVRRYAETKDSGSFLLRNLKDSERMQLLLTLAFNPEPLVLQSFPSDEGWPFAKYLGACGRMVAVNYVGQELWSYFHAPWEKRVDLAWQLMEIAEQLTNNDFEFALYLLDVSFDNFAVGPRDGKVIIVDAENVLVADKRLIRQNKPENWDVWYESKFDDCDKEACLSFSKEILCARATVDHNYYAVCQNLLSRHATWRGTSGGLLHDPPSHVAKDGRLEALLDECANPQKRYGRFQAAKELREYLGQLSNNVR